A genomic window from Osmia bicornis bicornis chromosome 6, iOsmBic2.1, whole genome shotgun sequence includes:
- the LOC114880026 gene encoding zinc finger CCCH domain-containing protein 18-like isoform X1: MSDSGSESSSSEGYDGRRNRVTSADNMASPNFSHHSSVSGRKSRASSVSSREKSPTSMISERDSKSPRYIPISPKSQRSDLASPSEVGSPRSRSRSRSLSKSPPLSPKSYHSENNSLDSPRTDRSLSRSPIQDERSYPSTLNDSKSLHLEDTEQKQYDLEVDAQQSGDNSPKSYSYKNSESRQSSPKSPRSGRSSAKSLISERSSPKSGPASPMDDQESDKRSPPHSPPTKGGSFNELDGEQISDGDIEDEPESVVKTKVAMPITHGEDLSDVSDLESMDGVDAATEHESMLKENQQNEEKRLLNNDKMEKEDKNAPVGLTEESEQLDFEADGQWKDERDEGETEGPVIKEYKEKDEKDGKEKDKDRDKLKSKDGGEGNDKEEGEEDGEKVESELEEGELSDGDDARPEETEPRPVCRFYNRGQCTWGVSCRFLHPGVTDKGNYTMFEMVRPMAYPSHAATPHEFRPHIDRPNMVRPLPGYGGPPHTPKIEELPTESAWERGLRHAKEMMRKANKRKESDMDFEEKKMNLSLGQDELDREAGYYVRAASPEPPVERWPPREAPRRMPPPRITPDRYIDEPDAYYAPPAAPPEYYRRVHYKTDTRVTTEYRERIDYHGIPRGTPHSVSPPPHTRDRERERERERERDREREYYEKYEKKHKRPSREVIVERIPPTKPWREEEPPPEERGRGDEWADPWMRRKSPSTVRRNTSSRRSRRQSYSSGSSYSSTSSSRSSSRSSYSSYDSLSRSRSPSPPSRTRGTGKGKAVATSPPANPPTVAAAAPQRGAMLMNPPAPSPRPPKGSISPTTGTLHRRAGLNPPAPSPLSSHQRHHEKSRDKAAIAAAAVAKVIKSRSRSRSSHSSSGSESSGSSSDSSESSYSSSSSETRRRKGSTPPLTRKDSKGIDALKLSGTKQQIKLTLKPTSNTTSIKKVERSTLMAGKKRALESPPLIDSKASVAAAAAKAAKKASSRREELLKQLKAVEDAIARKRSKV, translated from the exons ATGTCAGACTCTGGTTCAGAAAGTTCCTCCTCGGAGGGTTACGATGGAAGGAGAAACCGAGTTACATCGGCTGATAATATGGCGTCGCCGAACTTCTCGCATCATTCGTCAGTGTCAGGCCGTAAATCTAGAGCGAGTTCTGTTTCGTCGAGAGAAAAGTCACCTACGTCAATGATATCAGAAAGGGATTCAAAGTCTCCGAGATATATACCGATATCGCCGAAATCTCAAAGATCTGATTTAGCGTCACCCAGCGAGGTCGGTTCTCCAAGGTCAAGGTCAAGGTCCCGTAGTTTATCAAAATCACCCCCTCTTTCACCGAAATCCTATCACTCGGAGAATAATTCTTTGGATTCACCTAGAACCGATCGGAGTTTATCTCGTTCCCCCATACAAGATGAAAGATCCTATCCGTCTACTCTGAATGATTCGAAGTCCTTACACCTTGAGGATACAGAACAAAAACAGTATGACTTGGAGGTAGATGCTCAACAATCCGGAGATAATTCGCCGAAATCATATTCTTATAAAAACAGCGAATCGAGGCAAAGTTCGCCGAAGTCTCCAAGATCCGGTCGTAGTTCGGCAAAGTCATTAATATCTGAAAGAAGTTCACCAAAGTCAGGTCCGGCATCTCCTATGGATGATCAGGAATCAGATAAACGTTCACCGCCCCATTCACCGCCAACGAAAGGTGGTTCTTTCAACGAGTTAGACGGTGAACAAATTTCGGATGGGGACATTGAAGACGAGCCTGAGTCGGTGGTTAAAACAAAAGTGGCTATGCCGATTACTCACGGGGAAGACTTGTCGGATgtttctgatttggaaagtatGGACGGAGTTGATGCCGCTACTGAACACGAATCGATGCTCAAGGAAAATCAACAGAACGAAGAGAAACGTCTATTAAATAACGATaaaatggaaaaggaagataaaAATGCCCCTGTTGGGCTAACAGAAGAAAGCGAACAATTAGATTTTGAGGCTGATGGTCAATGGAAGGATGAACGTGACGAAG GAGAAACAGAAGGACCGGTTATTAAGGAATATAAAGAGAAAGATGAAAAAGATGGAAAGGAGAAGGATAAAGATAGGGATAAATTGAAATCCAAAGATGGGGGTGAAGGGAATGAtaaagaagaaggagaagaagatgGGGAGAAAGTAGAATCTGAGTTGGAAGAAGGTGAACTGAGCGACGGTGATGATGCTCGACCGGAAGAAACAGAACCTAGACCAGTTTGCCGTTTTTATAACCGGGGACAATGTACGTGGGGAGTTAGTTGTAGATTTTTACATCCAGGTGTAACCGACAAGGGTAATTACACTATGTTCGAGATGGTAAGACCAATGGCGTATCCGTCGCATGCGGCAACTCCTCATGAATTCAGACCGCATATCGATAGACCAAATATGGTACGACCATTACCTGGTTACGGAGGTCCACCGCATACACCAAAAATAGAGGAACTTCCTACCGAATCCGCGTGGGAACGTGGATTACGACACGCTAAGGAA ATGATGCGTAAAGCAAATAAACGTAAAGAGTCAGATATGGACtttgaagagaaaaaaatgaatttaagtTTAGGACAAGATGAATTAGATAGGGAAGCAGGATATTACGTTAGAGCAGCTAGTCCTGAACCACCTGTTGAAAGATGGCCACCCAGGGAAGCGCCACGAAGAATGCCACCGCCAAGAATTACACCGGATAGATATATCGACGAACCTGATGCTTATTATGCCCCACCAGCAGCACCGCCCGAGTATTATAG GAGAGTACATTACAAAACCGATACGCGAGTCACTACCGAATACCGAGAACGTATCGATTATCATGGCATACCTCGTGGTACACCGCATTCGGTTTCTCCACCACCGCATACTAGAGATcgtgaaagagaaagagaaagagaacgtGAACGCGACAGGGAGCGTGAATATTACGAGAAATACGAGAAAAAGCATAAACGTCCGTCAAGAGAAGTTATAGTGGAGCGTATTCCACCGACGAAACCATGGAGAGAAGAAGAACCACCACCAGAGGAAAGAGGCAGAGGAGACGAATGGGCTGATCCTTGGATGCGACGAAAGTCGCCTAGTACTGTACGGCGAAATACGTCGTCCCGACGATCACGAAGACAGTCGTACTCTTCGGGTTCTTCGTATTCATCAACAAG TTCTAGCCGTAGCTCGAGCCGCTCTAGCTACAGTTCTTACGACTCCCTATCCAGGTCCCGTTCACCATCCCCTCCCTCTAGAACTCGTGGTACCGGTAAAGGGAAAGCAGTCGCGACATCGCCGCCTGCGAATCCTCCTACGGTTGCAGCTGCTGCGCCTCAGCGTGGCGCTATGTTAATGAATCCACCTGCTCCTTCACCTCGACCACCTAAAGGCTCCATCTCCCCTACAACTGGTACGCTTCATCGACGCGCTGGCCTGAATCCACCTGCGCCGAGCCCGCTCTCCTCTCATCAACGGCACCACGAAAAATCCAGAGATAAAGCGGCAATAGCAGCAGCCGCAGTTGCTAAAGTTATCAAAAGCCGTTCAAGATCTag ATCTTCGCATAGCAGTTCAGGATCAGAAAGCAGCGGTAGCAGTAGCGACTCCAGCGAATCGAGttactcttcttcttccagTGAAACCCGTCGACGAAAAGGCTCGACACCGCCGTTAACGCGAAAAGATTCCAAGGGTATCGACGCTTTAAAGCTGAGCGGTACCAAGCAGCAAATAAAACTTACGTTGAAACCAACGAGTAATACTACCTCTATAAAAAAGGTCGAACGATCCACTTTAATGGCTGGGAAAAAGAGAGCGTTAGAGTCACCGCCGTTAATTGATAGCAAAGCAAGCGTTGCCGCTGCCGCGGCTAAAGCTGCGAAGAAAGCAAGCTCGCGTCGCGAAGAATTATTGAAACAACTTAAAGCGGTGGAAGACGCGATCGCCCGTAAAAGATCAAAAGTGTAA
- the LOC114880025 gene encoding allatotropin-like codes for MLHLQLIVQIMRASIIVVLAFATGIVVVSSRNHNYSHFVKHHARPRVIRGFKPEYMSTAYGFGKRQSTADVPKLNKRERMLSILLQYFPQGFPAERLLQQMKGNPDFNTKLTQLSTDERGDLLSAMDHSNSKELTWLF; via the exons ATGTTGCATTTACAGTTAATCGTg CAAATCATGCGAGCAAGCATTATCGTGGTTTTGGCTTTTGCCACTGGGATTGTCGTGGTATCATCGAGAAATCACAATTATTCTCATTTCGTAAAACATCATGCAAGACCGCGAGTGATTCGAGGCTTTAAACCTGAATACATGTCCACGGCATACGGTTTCGGGAAAAGACAAAGTACCGCTGACGTTCCAAAACTTAACAAGCGCGAACGAATGTTATCCAtacttttacaatattttccgCAAGG atttcCTGCAGAACGATTACTTCAGCAAATGAAAGGAAATCCagattttaatacaaaattaacaCAATTATCGACGGATGAACGTGGAGATTTATTGTCAGCGATGGATCATTCTAATTCGAAAGAACTAACTTGGCTATTTTAA
- the LOC114880026 gene encoding zinc finger CCCH domain-containing protein 18-like isoform X2: MSDSGSESSSSEGYDGRRNRVTSADNMASPNFSHHSSVSGRKSRASSVSSREKSPTSMISERDSKSPRYIPISPKSQRSDLASPSEVGSPRSRSRSRSLSKSPPLSPKSYHSENNSLDSPRTDRSLSRSPIQDERSYPSTLNDSKSLHLEDTEQKQYDLEVDAQQSGDNSPKSYSYKNSESRQSSPKSPRSGRSSAKSLISERSSPKSGPASPMDDQESDKRSPPHSPPTKGGSFNELDGEQISDGDIEDEPESVVKTKVAMPITHGEDLSDVSDLESMDGVDAATEHESMLKENQQNEEKRLLNNDKMEKEDKNAPVGLTEESEQLDFEADGQWKDERDEGETEGPVIKEYKEKDEKDGKEKDKDRDKLKSKDGGEGNDKEEGEEDGEKVESELEEGELSDGDDARPEETEPRPVCRFYNRGQCTWGVSCRFLHPGVTDKGNYTMFEMVRPMAYPSHAATPHEFRPHIDRPNMVRPLPGYGGPPHTPKIEELPTESAWERGLRHAKEMMRKANKRKESDMDFEEKKMNLSLGQDELDREAGYYVRAASPEPPVERWPPREAPRRMPPPRITPDRYIDEPDAYYAPPAAPPEYYRRVHYKTDTRVTTEYRERIDYHGIPRGTPHSVSPPPHTRDRERERERERERDREREYYEKYEKKHKRPSREVIVERIPPTKPWREEEPPPEERGRGDEWADPWMRRKSPSTVRRNTSSRRSRRQSYSSGSSYSSTRSRSPSPPSRTRGTGKGKAVATSPPANPPTVAAAAPQRGAMLMNPPAPSPRPPKGSISPTTGTLHRRAGLNPPAPSPLSSHQRHHEKSRDKAAIAAAAVAKVIKSRSRSRSSHSSSGSESSGSSSDSSESSYSSSSSETRRRKGSTPPLTRKDSKGIDALKLSGTKQQIKLTLKPTSNTTSIKKVERSTLMAGKKRALESPPLIDSKASVAAAAAKAAKKASSRREELLKQLKAVEDAIARKRSKV; this comes from the exons ATGTCAGACTCTGGTTCAGAAAGTTCCTCCTCGGAGGGTTACGATGGAAGGAGAAACCGAGTTACATCGGCTGATAATATGGCGTCGCCGAACTTCTCGCATCATTCGTCAGTGTCAGGCCGTAAATCTAGAGCGAGTTCTGTTTCGTCGAGAGAAAAGTCACCTACGTCAATGATATCAGAAAGGGATTCAAAGTCTCCGAGATATATACCGATATCGCCGAAATCTCAAAGATCTGATTTAGCGTCACCCAGCGAGGTCGGTTCTCCAAGGTCAAGGTCAAGGTCCCGTAGTTTATCAAAATCACCCCCTCTTTCACCGAAATCCTATCACTCGGAGAATAATTCTTTGGATTCACCTAGAACCGATCGGAGTTTATCTCGTTCCCCCATACAAGATGAAAGATCCTATCCGTCTACTCTGAATGATTCGAAGTCCTTACACCTTGAGGATACAGAACAAAAACAGTATGACTTGGAGGTAGATGCTCAACAATCCGGAGATAATTCGCCGAAATCATATTCTTATAAAAACAGCGAATCGAGGCAAAGTTCGCCGAAGTCTCCAAGATCCGGTCGTAGTTCGGCAAAGTCATTAATATCTGAAAGAAGTTCACCAAAGTCAGGTCCGGCATCTCCTATGGATGATCAGGAATCAGATAAACGTTCACCGCCCCATTCACCGCCAACGAAAGGTGGTTCTTTCAACGAGTTAGACGGTGAACAAATTTCGGATGGGGACATTGAAGACGAGCCTGAGTCGGTGGTTAAAACAAAAGTGGCTATGCCGATTACTCACGGGGAAGACTTGTCGGATgtttctgatttggaaagtatGGACGGAGTTGATGCCGCTACTGAACACGAATCGATGCTCAAGGAAAATCAACAGAACGAAGAGAAACGTCTATTAAATAACGATaaaatggaaaaggaagataaaAATGCCCCTGTTGGGCTAACAGAAGAAAGCGAACAATTAGATTTTGAGGCTGATGGTCAATGGAAGGATGAACGTGACGAAG GAGAAACAGAAGGACCGGTTATTAAGGAATATAAAGAGAAAGATGAAAAAGATGGAAAGGAGAAGGATAAAGATAGGGATAAATTGAAATCCAAAGATGGGGGTGAAGGGAATGAtaaagaagaaggagaagaagatgGGGAGAAAGTAGAATCTGAGTTGGAAGAAGGTGAACTGAGCGACGGTGATGATGCTCGACCGGAAGAAACAGAACCTAGACCAGTTTGCCGTTTTTATAACCGGGGACAATGTACGTGGGGAGTTAGTTGTAGATTTTTACATCCAGGTGTAACCGACAAGGGTAATTACACTATGTTCGAGATGGTAAGACCAATGGCGTATCCGTCGCATGCGGCAACTCCTCATGAATTCAGACCGCATATCGATAGACCAAATATGGTACGACCATTACCTGGTTACGGAGGTCCACCGCATACACCAAAAATAGAGGAACTTCCTACCGAATCCGCGTGGGAACGTGGATTACGACACGCTAAGGAA ATGATGCGTAAAGCAAATAAACGTAAAGAGTCAGATATGGACtttgaagagaaaaaaatgaatttaagtTTAGGACAAGATGAATTAGATAGGGAAGCAGGATATTACGTTAGAGCAGCTAGTCCTGAACCACCTGTTGAAAGATGGCCACCCAGGGAAGCGCCACGAAGAATGCCACCGCCAAGAATTACACCGGATAGATATATCGACGAACCTGATGCTTATTATGCCCCACCAGCAGCACCGCCCGAGTATTATAG GAGAGTACATTACAAAACCGATACGCGAGTCACTACCGAATACCGAGAACGTATCGATTATCATGGCATACCTCGTGGTACACCGCATTCGGTTTCTCCACCACCGCATACTAGAGATcgtgaaagagaaagagaaagagaacgtGAACGCGACAGGGAGCGTGAATATTACGAGAAATACGAGAAAAAGCATAAACGTCCGTCAAGAGAAGTTATAGTGGAGCGTATTCCACCGACGAAACCATGGAGAGAAGAAGAACCACCACCAGAGGAAAGAGGCAGAGGAGACGAATGGGCTGATCCTTGGATGCGACGAAAGTCGCCTAGTACTGTACGGCGAAATACGTCGTCCCGACGATCACGAAGACAGTCGTACTCTTCGGGTTCTTCGTATTCATCAACAAG GTCCCGTTCACCATCCCCTCCCTCTAGAACTCGTGGTACCGGTAAAGGGAAAGCAGTCGCGACATCGCCGCCTGCGAATCCTCCTACGGTTGCAGCTGCTGCGCCTCAGCGTGGCGCTATGTTAATGAATCCACCTGCTCCTTCACCTCGACCACCTAAAGGCTCCATCTCCCCTACAACTGGTACGCTTCATCGACGCGCTGGCCTGAATCCACCTGCGCCGAGCCCGCTCTCCTCTCATCAACGGCACCACGAAAAATCCAGAGATAAAGCGGCAATAGCAGCAGCCGCAGTTGCTAAAGTTATCAAAAGCCGTTCAAGATCTag ATCTTCGCATAGCAGTTCAGGATCAGAAAGCAGCGGTAGCAGTAGCGACTCCAGCGAATCGAGttactcttcttcttccagTGAAACCCGTCGACGAAAAGGCTCGACACCGCCGTTAACGCGAAAAGATTCCAAGGGTATCGACGCTTTAAAGCTGAGCGGTACCAAGCAGCAAATAAAACTTACGTTGAAACCAACGAGTAATACTACCTCTATAAAAAAGGTCGAACGATCCACTTTAATGGCTGGGAAAAAGAGAGCGTTAGAGTCACCGCCGTTAATTGATAGCAAAGCAAGCGTTGCCGCTGCCGCGGCTAAAGCTGCGAAGAAAGCAAGCTCGCGTCGCGAAGAATTATTGAAACAACTTAAAGCGGTGGAAGACGCGATCGCCCGTAAAAGATCAAAAGTGTAA